Part of the Mercenaria mercenaria strain notata unplaced genomic scaffold, MADL_Memer_1 contig_3361, whole genome shotgun sequence genome, ATTCATgtaacattaacctttagcctgctggatgatcatggtctacactgtccgctattcagtctgtaaattttagtgaacacccctttgaataagaaatggtactgcccaaattgaaagatggaccactccattaaaaaaatttagcagggtaaaggttaggaAGTGATGGCGTTTTATTATTTCTCATCACCAATGATAATACAAGTGCAATTTATACTTACAGCTTTGGATAATAATCGGGCATTTCTGTGTGTCGTATGGGTACTTTGTCAAGTCCATCTTGCAGTGCGCCTTTATATTAAACCTGTGAACAATATAACACAAAACACATAACACTTCACtagtaaatacatatatttaatagtAAATTGTAAGCTGAGAGCATGTTTCTGAACTCAACCATTCTATCCCGCTACGACCTGAATTTACCAGAACGGGTCAAGTGCCAGCGTGTAGAGTTCTAGTATGTTCTAACACTTTCCGATTATTTGCGTACCAAACAAAGAATACTATTATGCAACATTATTTCTGTTTGTACGTCAAAATTATCACGTCATAGCGTAAATTGCCATAGCGGCAAGGTGGAACAGAAAACTACATTATACTTGCAAATATTTGGTGGGTATCTGCAAAAATCtaattttttggtaaaatttgtTGATGTTTAATctatgttttttttccagaaatgatttacTTCGGATTTTACAACCGGAGTTCGATATAGAATGACGGACTACCAAAACGGCAATTTTGGTATTGCCTTTTTGCTGGTAAAATGATAGACTTTAATATTCTTCAGAAtgaatctttttttctttcctcTGAAAGGTTATTCACATTGATAACTGAGATGCTGGTTGGTTTTAGACggtaaaaaatgaataaaaatacgtGATTTACTTGCCAACCTGTACTGTTTCATGGTATATTAAGTGGGTGGGATATGATACtgcatacatatatttatttataaagcttcaagcgcctgtgataTATGTTTGATATACATCATTTCCTAAAGTATTCATCTTGATTAATACCATCATTCATTGTCATTATCATCTTTTAATATGTATTAACAttactataattattataatactaattattattatcatcatcataatcatattTCACTTATCTGCCACTGTAGAGTACGCTGCCGTTTTTATGAATATAAACTAATTGGTTCTTTGTAAATAGCCCATGGAGTTCTGCCTCTCTCTCATGGTGAAAATAAAGGTCTGGTAACCAGAGTTTGCCTACGCTTGTGTCGCCTAATGACAGAGTGTCATAAGAAGTTTTATTTTCTGTGAAGTCAAGGCGCTGGTCTGTCCATTTCATCCGCAAGTACAAGGTACATTCATACTCCTGTATCAAAAAATCGAGTGATGTGAACGAATGAGGTCTAAGAGcatataaatagatatatt contains:
- the LOC128552991 gene encoding gamma-aminobutyric acid receptor subunit beta-4-like; its protein translation is MSDLLTFFNFFVFVAAISGQNMLDVEPTRYDMMHYLVDDRRYDPSLPPDFYIGNSTTVSVELFIYDLNSENDMNMEYECTLYLRMKWTDQRLDFTENKTSYDTLSLGDTSVGKLWLPDLYFHHEREAELHGLFTKNQLVYIHKNGSVLYSGR